A portion of the Gossypium arboreum isolate Shixiya-1 chromosome 8, ASM2569848v2, whole genome shotgun sequence genome contains these proteins:
- the LOC108480390 gene encoding glycine-rich protein A3-like — translation MGKDKHKPDDKGLFSHLAHGLSHGGHGHPPGAYPPPPGGYPPAGAYPPQGYPPAGYPPQGGYPPHGYPPSGYPGASHSGHGGMGALLAGGAAAAAAAMGAHHVSHGAHGAHGAYGAHGFGHGHHGKFKHHGGGKFKHHGGKFKHGKHGKFKHGKHGGGKFRKWK, via the exons atgggGAAGGACAAGCATAAGCCTGATGATAAGGGTCTGTTTTCACATCTTGCTCATGGTCTTAGTCATGGTGGTCATGGACACCCTCCTGGTGCATACCCTCCACCTCCTGGCGGATATCCACCTGCTGGAGCTTACCCACCTCAAGGCTATCCACCAGCTGGCTACCCTCCTCAAGGAGGATACCCCCCTCACGGCTATCCACCATCTGGCTATCCTGGTGCATCCCATTCAG gGCACGGTGGCATGGGAGCGCTGCTTGCAGGTGGTGCAGCAGCTGCCGCAGCTGCTATGGGGGCTCACCACGTGTCTCACGGTGCTCATGGTGCTCATGGTGCTTATGGTGCTCATGGGTTTGGTCATGGTCATCATGGGAAGTTCAAACATCATGGTGGTGGGAAGTTTAAGCATCATGGGGGGAAATTCAAGCACGGGAAGCATGGGAAATTCAAGCACGGAAAGCATGGAGGCGGCAAATTCAGGAAGTGGAAGTGA